CTTGAGTATGGCACACAAATAGAAAGCATTTGATCAGACCTTGAGGCTTGAGTACGGCTCCTTATATATTGACTATTATGCATATGTCCAGAAATTATCCCCAGTTTAAAATTTTATCAAACCCTCAAGATGGTTTCTAGGCAATAGTAGTTTCTTACCTATAAAAACAACTGAACTGACCTGTTGAGATAAACAGTGTCTATATATAATGAACAACAGAGTAGACTCCACAAAACATGCGCAGGGGAGAGCTATTTGAAATGAGAGGGGATCGATGGATTGCTCACTCTTCTATGAGAGTGCTGAAATATGTTAGACAAAAATGTCAAGGGAAATAAATAAGACCAAAAATAGGGATCTGTTGTCAGGTCCTTCGCCCACAGTTTGTTCTGATATATCCTAAGCACCGATGGTTGCCTATGGTTAATCTGCACCATACCAGATTATAAATTGAAATGGAATATGATGCTTATTATTTTAAATCTCACTAAATTTTAATGTGCAAAGATATATATTGGTCAAGCTAACAGAAAAGAAAATTATATGGAAATATATAGTGTCTACAAATTATTGATATTATAAAAGTACACAAGGTAAATAATGCCTAAAAATGTGCACTTCCTATCACAAATGGTTGATATCTAGAGATCTTCGTTGGAGCCTGGAGGTAATAACAGCGGTTATGTCGAGGCCAAATAGAGAATGCACCTTGTAACTAAGAGTGAATACATGTTCATTAGTAGAATCGGATACTATGTTTTTTACTCTTCCTCAAGGAATATGTGTGATTTCCAATGCCTGTTTAAGCGGAGGAAAAGGATCTTCACGATGAGAAACATAAGACAAAGGCAGACAAAGAGAAGCAATTTTGAGCTAATATCACTAGTAATTCTGGAATAAAGAAAAAATATAGAGATAAGGCCAAATTTTGGAATGTCATTACCTGGTTTGTAAGCATATACAGACTAAATTTGAACTACAGAGCAAAGACATTTAAACCTATGGCGAGATAGAGTATGAGATTTGAATTAGGTATGTTAAGGGTCTTTCTTGGAAAAACACGGAGGGTTTCATCTTTGTAAAAATCGAAAAACTAAGAACTTGAAGAAAAAATAGGATGGAATCTATATGATTTCTACATTCTATACATGAAGATAACCTTTATATAATGTGCTCAACAAAAGATCCttatttttattcaatttttttctAAATCTTCCTCTGATATGCGACATAAACAGGAGATTCGGGAACTTCATAAAGCCAATTCATATGAATAAAGTTGTAGAGAGGGTGCAAGCACTGTATGCACGCATGGTTGCTCAAAATTCCTCGATTCTTCCTCTGATAAGAGACGTAAATAGGAGATCTCGGAACTGAAGTCAATTCATTGTCCAACACCATCTTGAACACTCGGGTCCACAACTCCATTAGGAAACATATCCTTGAAGGCCTTCTCAGCCATCTCGTTCACAATCTCGGTCCTCTTTCTTAGAATCTCCAACCGTCTTTGATGTAGATAAACAAATCCTACGTCCTCGGTACACAGCTCCCGGATCATAGAAATTCCCAGACAAGCGTCGGATTCTTCAACCATTCCAGCAGCGCAAACTTGATCCACCAGCATGTCGATCAAGTGATTAGGCCAGTCCTGATTGACTTTGAGCACAGCCTTGGGACCAAGCCTGCTCCTCTCCAGCCACAACAGGAATGCAACCACGCTGATTGAATCAAACAAATCGCAGTTGAGGGTATGAATCAGGGTAGGCAAAAGCCGCCTGTCAATTGTGTGGAACAACTTGTACACCTCATCAGGGACCTCAATAGCAGGAATCCTAAGAGAAAAGATTGGTTGAGGCCAGTGTTTGTGTATGGTATATAGAAAGTTTTGATGTATCATGAACAATCCTCTTTTTTTGTACTCAAATTTTGAGATGAATTTTGAGGGATAAACAGTGTTCAGAATGACAAGAAGCATGATG
The sequence above is drawn from the Apium graveolens cultivar Ventura chromosome 2, ASM990537v1, whole genome shotgun sequence genome and encodes:
- the LOC141686538 gene encoding uncharacterized protein LOC141686538, whose protein sequence is MIHQNFLYTIHKHWPQPIFSLRIPAIEVPDEVYKLFHTIDRRLLPTLIHTLNCDLFDSISVVAFLLWLERSRLGPKAVLKVNQDWPNHLIDMLVDQVCAAGMVEESDACLGISMIRELCTEDVGFVYLHQRRLEILRKRTEIVNEMAEKAFKDMFPNGVVDPSVQDGVGQ